From the Drosophila simulans strain w501 chromosome 2L, Prin_Dsim_3.1, whole genome shotgun sequence genome, the window CTTGGTACAGTCTGTACCAAAACGTCTTCAAAAGGTGATAGACGCTAAGGGAgggtatattttttattaatttgtcataatttttttgttgacttttttttcaatttataacatttaaataatttgtccATATACTTATGCCACTGctaatttgtaaaaaagtaatttttgttaaatcaTTCTAATTAATTCTTATTCATTTGAATGTAATTTTAAGGTGCACTTTTgcgcactttttttttgtaattaaccTTTATAGATCGCAATTTTAGGTTCtcaaatgtttaaaatttagtGCTCTGCAGCGAATAAACGTGCAAAAGAGAATACAATAGTGGACTAGCTGATTCAGTATCAGACAGCTTAAAAAAACATTGCCATAACTTTTGCTGTAGATTGTCGCAAAAGTGGACAGCTCGCAAAAGAAATCTGAAGCTATTTGAAAGAAAGTACACAGATTGGCTTAAATGGGAGACCGTTTATAGCATTAAGTCGATCACCGATCGTAGATTGAAAGGACGGCCATCAATGTCTTATAAATTATCGAGTGGAAAAACTCATAGAAGAAATGCTTCAAGTTTGATGAAATCGACAGCAggtaatattaaattattaattcaatcAGCGAGTGCGCGTAAGGGTGGTAAATCAGACTCAGCATATGTATTAAACATATTGGCTATCTGCCCTGAGAAGGCCAAAATCCTGCGCACATTAATAAACCAGCCTGTCGTGCTTTCCCTTATTTTGGATAAACATTTAACAAAGCAACAATACATCGCAATTATGGAGctaacaaaaaacatttttcccgCGTACTTCGAGgttgcaaataaaaagaaagatatgggcaaatgtatatatacgaaaatacgaaaaaataaTCTAAATATCTTTTTCCGTTTAGGAGTTACcatcttaaaaaaatataagggGCGTTGCCACGCAATTGGTATCATATAAGACATGGACCAGTGGCCCcaatacaaaaaacagaaactaaATATCTCTCTCCGTTTTGAAGATCAAAATATGGTACCATTCAGCCTCTAGTGCATCCCAACAAAACCCAAAATCGTCAAACAGCACATTATAGAGAAAATACATGCCCTCAACTACAACAACCCTCTGCATACAGTTACCCTTTTtgataaaacacacaaattaattactttagAATCGAAAAGAAACCGAAATTTTTATATCCAAAAGACTGTAGAACCAATTTAATACTCAAATCAggaatcaattaaaaaatagattttttacAGTTTCGATTAGATCATCTAACTAGgagaaaaatttaaagttgaaaggtttaataaataaatttaaaaatattcaatatgaGGAagacaaaataatatttacaaataccaTTAAAAACGTACTAAATACAACACATAACTCCCCAGTTTATTCAAAAAATACCCTCTTACTCAAACGCatgaaacctttttttttattttcctttaaattacaatctgtttttaaaaaatatcaataagtAATTGGTTGACTAGatgtgaaaaaagaaaagtagcGGTCCTTCCCAGTGCAAAGATACGCTAAtacattaataatttaataatttaattccgTTGGAGTTCTGCGTTTTAATCTTCTTGGTTCCAACTCTGTCATCGGTATTTGTCTCAAGTTCGAGTTTTGGTGGCAAAGTAgttgatttgtgttttttttgctgccggtttttttaatagtttcaTTGACTTTTTCTGTGTTTAAATCATTATGGATATTTTCGTTTCTAAAGTACCATTCGGTTTTTGTGATTATTCAGAGCATTTTCGATTGCGTTCGCTGAATTAGATGTAAGTGGGATTTACTGGCATACGTCCATATTGGTTTTATTACCGCCTTGTATTGTCAGTTAAGTTgtcgaaatttgttttttatttcatgtcGTTTATTTAGAATGTTTCCATGTTAGTTTTGAGTCAATAGTTAGTCCAAGGTACTTGGCATATGGatgtaataatatttgattgtcattgttttttattgcgaAGTTTTTTGGTTGTCGTTTTGTGTATATTACTTGTTGAGTTTTGTCTTTATTTTGTCTTTGCGAACGTCGCAATCATTGGTCCAGGGGTAGTTGGCGTTGGAATATCGGAGGTATAAATCAAGTATAAGCACACTACCTTGGGGAACACCCGCTGACACTGGCATAATATCTGAGCATTCATTGTCGTACTTAATATAGACATATCTGAAATATTGCTTTAATTTGGCCTACCTTCCAAGTTATGGAAAAGTACTGCAATTGAAGGATTCCGTTAAACAAGTTTCTATATAGGTGATTATAGCGTCCGGTAGTTCTTTAAGAGTTTTTCCTCCGATTAAATCATATCCGGGggctttcttgtttttaatttgttttatgtgaaatttaatttctgcctttgttatagttttattaaacaatttaagttTATGATTTGTCTTGGAAGCTCAGCATTGTCTTTGTCTATGTCATTGGTAAATGATGTTTTAAAGTGTTTAGCAAGAGTGTCGGCTTATTCTTTGTTTGATTTCGCCCATGTGCTGTTGTTTCTTTTATAGGTGGTGGCTTGTGTATAGTTGAGTTCGACAATTTTTTGGTCGCTTTCCACAGGGAATAGTTTGTAGATAAGGAAGTTCCAAGTTTGCTAAGGTAGTATTGAAGCCCGTTATCTTTGTCTTCCCTGAGAGTTCTCTTGAGCTCGTCTGTTGCTCtattaagtttgtttttatcttcTGGATGCCCAGTCCTTTGCCATATCCTCCTAAGTTAACGCTTTTGTCTGATTTTGTGTCTAATAAAAGCGGGAGTTTTCCTTAATGTGATCATTTTTATAGATGGTGTCGATTGCGTTGCGGCATAAATGATGTTGtctaaagaaaaacaacaagtagGAAAATATGCTACTGCAGAGTCCAGTTCGTTGTTTGTCTTTAGagagatatttatttccatgttCTGTACCAAAATGTCCCGAAACATGTAccaatttgttttgtggtTGAGTACGACTGCAAAGTCGAAAAGCAGGTAGACGAAATGCTAAATCAGGGATTAATTAGGGAAAGTAATTCACCATACAATAGTCATACTTGGGCATTACCCAAAACACTGATGCTTCTGGTGAAATCAAGTCTAGAATAGTAATTGATTATAAAAAACTCAATGAAATAACTATCCCTGACAGATATCCAAAACCAAACATGGACGAAATCCTTggtaaattaagaaaatgcCAATATTTTACATCTATTGATCTGGCAAAAGGATTTCATCAAATATAAATGGACCCAGAATCAATATCCAAAACTGCGTTTTCCACCAAAAGCAGTCATTACGAATACCTTCTGTACTGTAGAGGGCGGAGATGTTTGTTGTTAGGCTGCTGCGGCTGAGtcctccagaaattaaaaaacccGGGGTTGACTTCAACTTTTCGTACTTTATTCACGCACTTGTAAATTAAGACTACCTTAACACTAACAGTGGAActaccgcgggaccgcggagaggtgaataccttgcgggaagggaggagagcgagaggagagaaggagagcgcgagcagcggtgcttgcgagccgtggaggagctttgagtacaagcattggccgcttacactgccgctcaacacTGCACTGCCGCGCCCTTCCGGCGTGAACATTCCATAACTGACAACTACCATATCGTCGGCTTGTAGGttcctggtcggaaattgccatttgcttcgtttatggagttctttgagatactcctctttccaccgtgcactaaactgctgatgttgtgccttgaggtgttgccatcgatttattatcgacttggcttcgcCCTTTATCTCGGGTTCCGCCGTGGAAAGCAACGGCCCTCCAATAAGGAAATGGCCTGGTGTGAGGGCCAGCAAATCTGAGGGATCTTCGGACATAGGGGAGAGGGGTCTAGAGTTGAGGCAAGCCTCAATCTTAGCGAGAAGCGTCGCCAGCTCCTCAAATGCATATTTGCGGACTGACGTCGATTTAAGGAACAGGGTTTTGAAGCTTTTCACCCCTgcttcccacaaaccccccATATGTGGAGCCCCTGGTGGGATGAACCGCCATACGAGTCCCTGATGGCTATATGCATCAGTCACGGACTCTTTGATAGCTTGGAGAAAGTCCCTGGAAATCAAAGTTGCCGCCCCCACAAAGGTTTTACCATTATCCGAATGGACCCGCTGAGGACAACCGCGCCTCGCTACGAAACGAGCAAAGGCCGCTAGAAATTTCTCGGTTGTTAGATCGGAAGTGGGTTCCAAATGGATAGCCTTCgtggaaaagcacacaaacatatCCCTTCGTTATGAGACACGCTCTCcctgtataattttttatttcgaaaggGCCGGCATAGTCGATACCCGTGTAGGTGAACGCCCTCGAGAAGGAGACTCTATCTGTCGGGAAGTCGCCCATCAGCTGTGTTTGGAGTCTCTTCTTGTAAATCGTGCAAATCTTAGACGGATTGACCACAGCCTTCACCAGATTCTTGATTTTAGGAATCCAATACTTTGTTCGGATCAGGCGTACGATCAATTGACTACCGCCATGAAGAGTAATCTGGTGAGTAAATTGGACGATGAGGCGCGACAGTCTACAGTCATAGGGGAGAAGAATCGGATGacgttcatcatattgcaggGTTTTGGATGCAGTGAGACGGCCGCACGCCCTTAAAAGGCCGTGTTGGTCAATGAACGGGAACAAATTCACCAAAGGACTTGACACTGGAAGAGGCCTTTTCTCGGTCAGATGCTGAAGCTCTTGGCCATATGCTCTGCGCTGCGCAATGGAGGTCAGAGTTCGTTCTGCCTCTCGGATCTCTTCACTTGTAGGTCGTGAACTGGGCAAGAACGATCCTTTGCGGCAGCGTTTAAGGAAGCGTTGAACATAGACCAGAACTCGCAGGGCCTTGTCCAATTTGGAGAAACGTTCGAGAAAGTCGATGGACGGGGCcttgacaaaatgcactttgaccgCGCGCTGCTCTAGCTCTGTCACTGGAAGAGTGTCGCTTTGTGCTGGCCATAGCTCTCGTGGCCCTTGCAGCCACTctggtccgtgccaccagagATGGTTTTCTGCCAATTCATGTAGGGATACGCCTCGACTGGCTAGATCGGCGGAGTTTTGTTCTGAGCGAACGTGTGCCCAACAGTCGACTGGCGTCGCCTGCGTGATCTTGGCAactctgttggccacaaatgtggtccagttGCACGCAGGCTTTCGTAGccaggctaagacgattgtggaatctgtccagcagcggaTATCTGAACTGGCGGAGGGCATGTGCGGAAGGATTGCTGTCACCATTTGGTTTAACAGCACGGCACCACAGAGCTCTAGCCGAGGAAGGGAGACGGTTTTTACCGGGGCCACTCGTGTTTTGGCTGTAAGCAGGCGAGTCAGGATCTTTTGCCCCATCTCGACGCGGATGTATATAGCCGCTCCATAGGCTCTCTGAGACGCGTTACAGAAACCGTGGTGCTCTATGATTACCTCAGGCTGGTACCAGATCCATCTCGGAACCCGGATCTGGTTGAGGTCGGAATACTCATCTAAAAACGATTGCCACCGCTGACTCATTTCAGTGGGAAGCTTATCGTCCCAGCCTAAGTTTTGcaaccaaatctcctgcatgaacatttttgaacggaTTATGAACGGCGCGAGCCACCCGGCAGGATCGAACAACCTAGCGATTTGGGACAAAACTTCTCGCTTTGTATAGGAGGGTTCCACAACTATGTCGGGGGGAACGAAATAGAATTTGTCGGACTTTGCCCTCCACCGAATACCGAGCGTCTTGGGCGTGCTTTCGGCATCGATGTCGAGGAACTCGCTATGAAGGAGGTGTTCGGCCGGGACGTCTTTAAGgacgcttttgttgttcgagGTCCACTTTCTTAGCGGAAACCCGGAGGCACTTAGGGCTGCTTGCAACTCTCGAATTGAACTTTGGGCTTCGTTTACGGAATTCGCCCCTGCCAGAACGTCGTCGACGTACATGTGCTGCTGGATGAtgcggctggcatttggaaatggcacTTGGACATTCTCTGCCAGCTGTTGCAATACTCGAATGGCGAGGAAGGGGGCGCAGTTGACCCCGAAGGTAACTGTTTTTAGTTCAAAGTCTCGGATATCTCCTTCCTTGTTTCGGAACAGAATTCTTTGAAACGGGGTATGTTTTGGATCGACCCAGATCTGACGGTACATTTTCGTAATGTCTGCACTGAAGACGTATTGAAAATAACGCCATTTCAGGACCTGGATcgttagatcggattgtaggactggaccagcatgaaggatatcatttaagctggtcccatttgccgacggacttgaagcgttgaatacaacgcgaagctttgtagtggtgctttcgggcttaactaccgcgtgatgaggaagatgataCGAGGGAGAATCGTGAGTCGGCGGAACTTCTTTCATATGACCCAGATCCAGGTACTCCTGGATCACGCTGTCATATTGCTCTTTTAAGGGAAAgtctttttaaacgattttcgtttctaagaaACTGAGCTAACGCAATGGACCTTGAATATCCTAAATCGGATCCGGTATTCTCGGGATCCCGGAACGGAAGCGTCACCACGTACCTCCCGCTtgcgtcttttgttgttgtttggaggaagttcctttcacaataggagtccgactcttttaccatctttactggtagatcctccacctcc encodes:
- the LOC123327126 gene encoding uncharacterized protein LOC123327126 encodes the protein MGDELPSSHNITIFCPRTGDKTTEWIMELIKKQNDLNTENWRPISRKYEGCGSLLSLAIDDNSCTKIISSDHKLSFRFGDISVCGLKKAKAIKSGKRQVETPRNPPVSAEKEKPNKISESSEDLADDEDLDATITAVEDFNSCLTNACRDNCSLGRAKRDTDAPWWNDQLEKLRKATRQQYDSVIQEYLDLGHMKEVPPTHDSPSYHLPHHAVLKWRYFQYVFSADITKMYRQIWVDPKHTPFQRILFRNKEGDIRDFELKTVTFGVNCAPFLAIRVLQQLAENVQVPFPNASRIIQQHMYVDDVLAGANSVNEAQSSIRELQAALSASGFPLRKWTSNNKSVLKDVPAEHLLHSEFLDIDAESTPKTLGIRWRAKSDKFYFVPPDIVVEPSYTKREVLSQIARLFDPAGWLAPFIIRSKMFMQEIWLQNLGWDDKLPTEMSQRWQSFLDEYSDLNQIRVPRWIWYQPEVIIEHHGFCNASQRAYGAAIYIRVEMGQKILTRLLTAKTRVAPVKTVSLPRLELCGAVLLNQMVTAILPHMPSASSDIRCWTDSTIVLAWLRKPACNWTTFVANRVAKITQATPVDCWAHVRSEQNSADLASRGVSLHELAENHLWWHGPEWLQGPRELWPAQSDTLPVTELEQRAVKVHFVKAPSIDFLERFSKLDKALRVLVYVQRFLKRCRKGSFLPSSRPTSEEIREAERTLTSIAQRRAYGQELQHLTEKRPLPVSSPLVNLFPFIDQHGLLRACGRLTASKTLQYDERHPILLPYDCRLSRLIVQFTHQITLHGGSQLIVRLIRTKYWIPKIKNLVKAVVNPSKICTIYKKRLQTQLMGDFPTDRVSFSRAFTYTGTKNCFDGSNERNDG